A window from Shimia isoporae encodes these proteins:
- a CDS encoding YitT family protein — translation MVSFLESPTAEEHSLFDDMQGLLVGTLLVAISVQFLQAANLFTGQIAGLALVGTKSMDLSFGTLFFALNLPFYAIAYFRMGLEFTLKTFAAVGLLTLWSFLLPQVMTFADLHIAAAAVSAGVTAGAGLIVLFRHNATLGGVGIVAVWLQDAYSIKAGWVQLGFDVMVFGLAVSFFPIEAVIYSLLGAAIINIMIATNHRRDRYIAR, via the coding sequence ATGGTTAGCTTTCTTGAATCTCCCACCGCCGAAGAACACAGCCTCTTCGACGACATGCAGGGTCTGCTTGTCGGCACGCTTCTGGTTGCGATTTCTGTTCAGTTTTTACAGGCTGCCAACCTGTTCACCGGTCAGATCGCGGGTCTCGCACTGGTAGGCACAAAAAGCATGGATTTGTCCTTTGGCACCCTGTTTTTCGCGCTAAACCTACCCTTCTACGCGATCGCATACTTTCGCATGGGCCTTGAATTCACTCTGAAAACGTTCGCAGCGGTTGGTCTGCTGACCCTCTGGAGCTTCTTGTTGCCTCAGGTCATGACCTTTGCTGATCTCCATATTGCTGCCGCTGCTGTGTCGGCTGGCGTGACCGCCGGCGCCGGTCTAATCGTGCTCTTCAGGCACAATGCCACTTTGGGTGGCGTCGGAATCGTCGCAGTCTGGCTTCAGGACGCCTATTCCATCAAGGCTGGTTGGGTCCAACTGGGTTTCGACGTAATGGTTTTTGGCCTCGCAGTGTCGTTTTTCCCCATCGAAGCGGTGATTTACTCCCTTTTGGGGGCGGCAATCATCAATATTATGATCGCAACAAACCATCGCCGCGACAGATATATCGCGCGATAA
- the typA gene encoding translational GTPase TypA — MDLRNIAIIAHVDHGKTTLVDELLKQSGAFRENQEVAERAMDSNDLERERGITIFAKPTSVEWKGTRINIVDTPGHADFGGEVERILSMVDGVVLLVDAAEGPMPQTKFVTSKALALGLRPIVVLNKVDKPDAEPDRALDECFDLFASLDANDDQLDFPHMYASGRNGWADAELDGPRQDLHALFNLIVNHVPEPKQVHKQDDDFRMLATTLGSDPFVGRILTGRVESGTLKVGATVQAISRIGQKIEQFRVTKIQAFRGLAQQDIDEAQAGDIVSIAGMAKATVADTICALAVDEPLEAQPIDPPTITVTFGINDSPLAGRDGKKVQSRVIRDRLYKEAESNVAIKIADTPGGEAFEVSGRGELQMGVLIENMRREGFELSISRPQVIMREEDGQKMEPVEEATIDVDDEYSGAVIEKLTGSRKGELVEMRPAGAGKTRIIAHVPSRGLIGYHGEFLTDTRGTGVLNRVFHGWTPYKGSIPGRRAGVLISMENGQSVAYALWNLEDRGKMMIGAQADVYTGMIIGEHSRDNDLEVNPLKGKKLTNVRASGSDEAVRLTTPMTLSLEEAIAYINDDELVEVTPNSVRLRKRYLDPHERKRMSKAAQ; from the coding sequence ATGGATCTTCGCAATATCGCAATCATCGCTCACGTTGACCACGGGAAAACCACCCTCGTCGATGAGCTGCTCAAGCAATCCGGCGCTTTCCGGGAAAACCAGGAAGTGGCCGAGCGTGCCATGGACAGCAATGATCTTGAGCGCGAACGCGGCATCACGATTTTCGCCAAACCCACTTCGGTGGAATGGAAAGGCACCCGCATCAATATCGTGGACACGCCGGGCCACGCCGACTTTGGCGGCGAAGTTGAGCGTATCCTGAGCATGGTCGATGGTGTGGTCCTGCTGGTGGACGCCGCCGAAGGTCCCATGCCGCAAACCAAATTTGTGACCTCCAAGGCACTGGCGCTTGGCCTGCGTCCGATTGTGGTTCTGAACAAAGTCGACAAACCCGACGCCGAGCCTGACCGTGCGCTGGATGAGTGCTTTGATCTGTTTGCCTCACTGGATGCGAACGACGATCAGTTGGACTTCCCGCACATGTACGCATCCGGCCGCAACGGATGGGCAGACGCCGAACTCGACGGCCCGCGCCAAGACTTGCACGCCCTTTTCAACCTGATCGTGAACCATGTTCCGGAACCCAAGCAGGTACACAAACAGGATGATGACTTCCGCATGCTGGCCACTACCCTCGGGTCCGACCCGTTTGTCGGTCGAATCCTGACCGGTCGTGTCGAATCCGGCACTCTCAAGGTTGGCGCAACCGTTCAGGCGATTTCCCGCATCGGCCAGAAGATTGAACAGTTTCGAGTCACCAAAATTCAGGCATTCCGCGGCCTCGCACAGCAAGACATCGACGAAGCACAAGCTGGCGATATCGTGTCCATCGCCGGAATGGCCAAAGCCACTGTGGCCGATACGATCTGTGCCTTGGCGGTTGATGAGCCACTTGAGGCTCAACCGATCGACCCACCCACCATTACTGTAACTTTTGGGATCAACGACAGCCCACTGGCCGGTCGCGACGGCAAAAAGGTGCAGTCTCGTGTCATCCGTGACCGTCTTTACAAAGAAGCTGAATCCAACGTTGCCATCAAGATTGCCGACACCCCCGGCGGTGAGGCCTTTGAAGTTTCCGGTCGCGGCGAATTGCAGATGGGTGTTTTGATCGAAAACATGCGCCGCGAAGGTTTTGAGCTTTCGATCTCCCGCCCTCAGGTGATCATGCGTGAAGAAGACGGACAGAAAATGGAGCCCGTCGAAGAAGCGACCATCGACGTGGATGACGAGTATTCCGGCGCTGTTATTGAAAAACTGACCGGTTCGCGCAAAGGCGAACTGGTTGAAATGCGTCCTGCAGGTGCTGGCAAAACCCGTATCATCGCACATGTCCCCTCGCGTGGCCTGATCGGCTATCATGGCGAATTCCTGACTGACACGCGCGGAACCGGTGTTCTTAACCGCGTCTTCCACGGCTGGACACCATACAAGGGCTCCATCCCCGGCCGTCGCGCCGGTGTGCTGATCTCGATGGAGAACGGACAGTCCGTCGCCTACGCCCTGTGGAACCTTGAAGACCGCGGTAAAATGATGATCGGTGCCCAGGCTGACGTCTACACCGGCATGATCATCGGTGAGCACAGCCGTGACAACGATCTGGAAGTGAACCCGCTCAAGGGCAAAAAACTCACCAATGTGCGCGCATCCGGCTCAGACGAAGCCGTGCGCCTGACCACGCCAATGACGCTCTCTCTGGAAGAAGCCATTGCCTACATCAATGACGATGAGCTGGTAGAGGTCACCCCAAACAGCGTACGCCTTCGCAAGCGTTATCTGGATCCGCACGAACGCAAGCGGATGTCCAAAGCTGCCCAATAA
- a CDS encoding DMT family transporter, with amino-acid sequence MSRDKPLHFEGARMPKAYLFLMIAVVFETIGTTALQASNQFSKLVPSLIVVVSYAAAFYLMALTLRYLPVGITYAIWSGMGIVLIAFIGFVVFGQKLDWPAILGMGLIVLGILVINLFSKTAMH; translated from the coding sequence ATATCGCGCGATAAGCCACTCCATTTCGAAGGTGCAAGAATGCCCAAAGCCTATTTGTTTCTGATGATTGCAGTTGTCTTTGAAACCATCGGCACCACAGCACTTCAAGCCAGCAACCAGTTTTCCAAACTGGTGCCTTCCCTAATCGTCGTCGTATCTTATGCCGCTGCGTTCTACCTGATGGCGCTCACGCTGCGGTACCTTCCCGTCGGTATCACCTACGCAATCTGGTCGGGTATGGGCATCGTGCTGATCGCGTTCATAGGCTTCGTCGTGTTCGGTCAAAAACTCGACTGGCCCGCGATCCTTGGAATGGGCCTTATTGTCCTTGGGATTTTGGTCATCAACCTGTTTTCCAAGACTGCGATGCACTAA